A region of Schistosoma mansoni strain Puerto Rico chromosome 1, complete genome DNA encodes the following proteins:
- a CDS encoding putative tetraspanin 18, isoform 1, with amino-acid sequence MSLTFTIPKFFLFCLNFLLVIIGLALIAVGSWVTADDQGFIDTIQLFSSYNSIELQLYQGTSLLRYFSYAVIIMGGLLVVIAFVGCWGVVIENRGLLIANWLASAPEIMTVSELLGRIKRFASLESFTSTDDYEKSMTVRFESNYRGTFGAFSISEFDDYSLKMDKLMIESHSCPFTNLNALVEPLTLSGQLDKSFIELLNIIQPG; translated from the exons ATGAGTTTGACATTTACAATTCCGAAATTCTTTCTATTTTGCTTAAATTTTTTACTTGTG ATTATTGGGTTGGCATTAATTGCTGTCGGTTCATGGGTTACAGCAGATGATCAAGGCTTTATTGATACAATTCAACTTTTTTCGTCATACAATTCAATTGAATTGCAATTATATCAAGGAACAAGTTTATTACGTTATTTCAGTTATGCTGTGATTATAATGGGCGGATTATTAGTAGTTATTGCTTTTGTCGGCTGTTGGGGTGTAGTAATTGAAAATCGAGGATTACTTATAGCA AATTGGCTTGCGTCGGCGCCCGAAATAATGACAGTGAGTGAATTACTTGGACGCATCAAACGCTTCGCTTCTCTTGAGAGTTTCACCAGTACTGATG ATTATGAGAAGTCGATGACAGTTCGATTTGAATCTAATTACCGTGGAACATTTGGAGCTTTCTCAATTTCGGAATTTGATGATTACTCATTGAAAATGGATAAATTGATGATTGAA TCCCACTCATGTCCATTCACCAATTTAAATGCTCTTGTTGAACCActtacattgagtggacaattAGACAAGTCCTTCATTGAACTTCTGAACATCATCCAACCTGGTTAA